In one window of Methanoculleus chikugoensis DNA:
- a CDS encoding DUF120 domain-containing protein translates to MVEAEDLQSLKTIALLGGCRGPIWLSSQSLGNELGISPQTASRRLIALERQQFVARTMKPDGQYVAVTREGEQALKREYADYVRIFNPDQRRYTLTGTVISGLGEGRYYMSIPHYKEQFGSCLGFEPFPGTLNIRLDAASIVVRNQLDHAGWIEIPGFTADERTFGGAKVIPCRIRGQRCAIVEPSRTHYPEDTIEVIAGCELRKSLNLNDNDTIEVEITHD, encoded by the coding sequence ATGGTTGAAGCGGAAGATCTGCAGTCCTTGAAGACAATTGCCCTGCTCGGCGGGTGCCGGGGCCCGATATGGCTCTCGTCGCAGTCGCTCGGAAACGAACTGGGTATCAGCCCTCAGACCGCCTCACGGCGGCTGATCGCGCTTGAGCGGCAGCAGTTCGTCGCCCGAACGATGAAGCCCGACGGCCAGTACGTCGCCGTCACCCGCGAGGGCGAGCAGGCGCTGAAGCGGGAGTATGCGGATTACGTCCGGATCTTCAACCCGGATCAGAGGCGGTACACCCTGACCGGAACCGTGATCAGCGGGCTCGGGGAGGGCCGCTACTACATGAGCATTCCACATTACAAGGAGCAGTTCGGCAGTTGTCTCGGGTTCGAACCCTTCCCCGGAACCCTGAACATCCGGCTCGATGCGGCGAGCATCGTGGTTCGTAACCAGCTCGATCACGCCGGATGGATCGAGATCCCCGGGTTTACTGCCGATGAGCGGACGTTCGGCGGTGCCAAGGTGATCCCCTGCCGGATCAGGGGGCAGAGATGCGCGATCGTCGAGCCCTCCCGCACCCACTACCCGGAAGATACCATCGAGGTCATCGCCGGGTGCGAACTCCGCAAATCCCTGAACCTGAACGATAACGATACGATTGAGGTGGAGATTACCCATGATTGA
- the ribB gene encoding 3,4-dihydroxy-2-butanone-4-phosphate synthase, producing the protein MIDAAIQALARGEFVLLYDFDDRERETDFAIRSDAVTPAHIRQMRKDGGGLICTAVHPVAAKRLGLPFAHEVLRACSLVERDGEVPYDPKNHSSFSLWVNHRETYTGVTDRDRALTVTAIADEVKKSLNGGGHDFAAHFRTPGHMALLRAADRLLDERRGQTELSIALAGMADITPAVTICEMLDDETGFALSKEGAMEYARKHGLVFVEGKQVLDRWESLKQQE; encoded by the coding sequence ATGATTGATGCAGCCATACAGGCCCTCGCGAGGGGCGAATTTGTCCTGTTATACGACTTTGACGACCGCGAGCGGGAGACGGATTTCGCGATCCGGTCGGACGCCGTCACGCCCGCCCACATCCGGCAGATGCGCAAAGACGGCGGCGGGCTGATCTGCACGGCGGTCCACCCCGTGGCTGCAAAGAGGCTCGGCCTCCCGTTTGCGCACGAAGTCCTGCGGGCCTGCAGCCTCGTTGAGCGGGACGGGGAGGTTCCGTACGACCCGAAGAACCACTCTTCGTTCTCCCTCTGGGTGAACCACCGCGAGACCTATACCGGGGTGACGGACCGCGACCGGGCGCTGACGGTCACCGCCATCGCGGACGAGGTGAAGAAGTCGCTCAACGGCGGCGGGCACGACTTTGCGGCGCACTTCCGGACGCCGGGGCACATGGCGCTTCTCCGGGCCGCCGACCGGCTCCTCGACGAGCGGCGGGGGCAGACCGAGCTCTCGATCGCGCTTGCCGGCATGGCCGATATCACCCCGGCGGTCACGATCTGCGAGATGCTGGACGACGAGACGGGGTTCGCTCTCTCGAAGGAGGGTGCGATGGAGTATGCGAGGAAGCACGGGCTCGTCTTTGTCGAGGGGAAACAGGTTCTCGACCGGTGGGAGTCCCTGAAGCAGCAGGAGTAA
- a CDS encoding thiolase domain-containing protein — protein MRDVAVIGVGCTEFGEHWGTSFRDLFVKAGALALEDAGVTGEKIDALYVGNMSAGRFVEQEHIGALIADYAGLATNHVPSTRVEAACASGGLAFRQAVIAVASGMEDIVVAAGVEKMTDVGTGASVDMLASAADREWEGFAGATFPGLYAMIANDYMHRYPLTREQLAQVAVKNHENGARNPIAQFQNRITVDTVLNSSLVADPLRLFDCSPITDGAAAVVVVPLDRAREFTDSPVRVLASAQASDTIALHDRRDISTMDATVAAGKRAFAQSGLAHKDIDMVEVHDCFTIAEICAIEDLGFCKKGEAGKLTADGVTALNGDIPVNTSGGLKACGHPVGATGIKQIYEIVSQLRGEAGARQVDAEIGMAHNVGGTGATVVVHILGA, from the coding sequence ATGAGAGACGTAGCAGTAATCGGAGTCGGGTGCACGGAGTTCGGGGAACACTGGGGAACCTCGTTCCGCGACCTCTTCGTGAAGGCCGGGGCGCTGGCGCTCGAGGATGCCGGCGTCACCGGCGAGAAGATCGACGCGCTCTACGTCGGGAACATGAGTGCCGGCCGGTTCGTCGAGCAGGAGCACATCGGAGCCCTGATCGCGGATTACGCCGGGTTGGCGACCAACCACGTCCCCTCGACCCGCGTGGAGGCGGCCTGCGCCTCCGGCGGGCTTGCCTTCCGGCAGGCGGTCATCGCGGTCGCGAGCGGCATGGAGGATATCGTCGTCGCGGCGGGCGTCGAGAAGATGACCGACGTCGGGACCGGGGCGAGCGTGGACATGCTCGCGAGCGCCGCGGACCGCGAGTGGGAAGGGTTCGCCGGGGCGACCTTCCCCGGGCTCTACGCGATGATCGCAAACGACTACATGCACCGCTACCCCCTCACCCGGGAGCAGCTTGCACAGGTCGCGGTCAAAAACCACGAGAACGGCGCAAGAAACCCGATTGCACAGTTCCAGAACCGTATCACGGTCGACACGGTGCTGAACTCCTCGCTCGTGGCCGACCCGCTGCGGCTCTTCGACTGCTCGCCGATCACCGACGGTGCGGCGGCGGTCGTGGTGGTGCCGCTCGACCGCGCCCGTGAGTTCACCGATTCGCCGGTGCGGGTGCTTGCAAGCGCCCAGGCAAGCGACACCATCGCGCTCCACGACCGGCGGGACATCTCCACCATGGACGCCACGGTCGCCGCAGGCAAACGGGCGTTTGCCCAGTCAGGCCTTGCCCACAAGGACATCGACATGGTGGAGGTCCACGACTGCTTCACGATCGCGGAGATCTGCGCAATCGAGGACCTCGGATTCTGCAAGAAGGGCGAAGCAGGGAAGCTCACCGCGGACGGGGTCACGGCCCTCAACGGGGATATCCCGGTGAACACGAGCGGCGGCCTGAAGGCCTGCGGCCACCCGGTCGGTGCGACCGGGATCAAGCAGATCTACGAGATCGTCAGCCAGCTCCGCGGCGAGGCCGGTGCGAGACAGGTAGACGCGGAGATCGGTATGGCGCATAACGTCGGCGGCACCGGCGCGACGGTCGTCGTGCACATTCTGGGGGCCTAA
- a CDS encoding class I SAM-dependent methyltransferase has product MGEEQWCLAVPRREAEERRRRLLEEGLLDRRFRPRPEGDAILFPVTEEVPGTVRCEFEAVSERLDLPRHELVGGIAIMQENDPEGAERLLASRPSLATVLFPETAVEGEYRTRRFSVLAGVPATRTRVTEYGHSFDVDLSLAYFSARLSTERQRVLGAMEEGERVLDMFAGVGPFAITLAGKAGIVVAADLNPAAVHLLIENIALNRTGNVIPVLADAAHLPRLGFPPFDRIVMNLPLAAPEFLPAAAALCRDGGTIHLYALEEEEGEYLPRIREVTRGEVAERQVRTYSPGKWHAVYDITVEKEGR; this is encoded by the coding sequence GTGGGAGAAGAACAGTGGTGCCTTGCGGTGCCGAGACGAGAGGCTGAGGAGAGACGGCGCCGGCTGCTTGAGGAAGGGCTCCTCGACCGACGGTTCCGCCCGCGCCCGGAGGGCGACGCGATCCTCTTCCCGGTGACGGAGGAAGTCCCGGGCACCGTCCGGTGCGAGTTCGAGGCGGTGTCGGAACGCCTCGACCTCCCCCGTCACGAGCTCGTGGGAGGGATCGCCATCATGCAGGAGAACGACCCGGAGGGCGCCGAGCGGCTGCTCGCCTCCCGGCCGTCGCTTGCGACGGTGCTCTTTCCCGAGACTGCGGTCGAGGGGGAGTACCGCACCCGCCGGTTCTCCGTCCTTGCAGGAGTGCCCGCCACCCGCACCCGGGTGACGGAGTACGGCCACTCCTTCGACGTCGATCTCTCCCTCGCTTACTTCTCCGCCCGGCTCTCAACCGAGCGGCAACGCGTTCTCGGGGCGATGGAGGAGGGGGAGCGGGTCCTCGACATGTTCGCCGGGGTCGGGCCGTTCGCGATCACCCTCGCCGGGAAGGCGGGGATCGTCGTCGCCGCCGACCTCAACCCCGCCGCGGTCCACCTCCTGATCGAGAACATCGCGCTCAACCGCACCGGAAACGTCATCCCGGTGCTCGCCGACGCCGCCCACCTCCCCCGGCTTGGGTTTCCTCCCTTCGACCGGATCGTCATGAACCTCCCCCTCGCCGCGCCGGAGTTCCTCCCGGCGGCGGCCGCCCTCTGCCGGGACGGCGGGACGATCCACCTCTATGCGCTCGAGGAGGAGGAGGGCGAATACCTCCCCCGGATCCGCGAGGTTACCCGGGGAGAGGTCGCCGAGCGGCAGGTCAGAACGTATTCGCCGGGGAAGTGGCACGCGGTGTATGACATCACCGTGGAGAAAGAGGGTAGGTGA
- a CDS encoding hydroxymethylglutaryl-CoA synthase: MVGIYSYGVYIPRYRIKVPEIARVWGGNANDVMRGLGVFEKSVPDLDEDTATIAVEAARAALRRRTVDTDAVGAIYVGSESHPYAVKPTACTVGEAIGATPNMTAADYEFACKAGTAGIQTCMGMVKSGMIPLGIAIGADVAQGAPGDALEYTAAAGGAAFVIGNEDVIAEINHTCSFTTDTPDFWRREGQNYPRHGGRFTGDPGYFKHVQGAARLMLDAMKTGPKDYDYAVFHQPNAKFPQRVAKMLGFTDEQIRPGLVVPRLGNTYSGASMIGLAATLDVAKPGDRIFVTSFGSGAGSDAFDITVTDAIESAGFDRAAAPSVEKLLANPTYLDYALYAKHKGKIVMQK; this comes from the coding sequence ATGGTAGGCATTTATTCGTACGGCGTCTACATCCCGCGATACCGGATCAAAGTCCCGGAGATCGCGCGGGTCTGGGGCGGCAATGCAAACGACGTCATGAGAGGGCTCGGGGTCTTTGAGAAATCCGTCCCCGATCTCGATGAAGACACAGCAACGATCGCCGTTGAGGCGGCACGCGCCGCCCTCCGGCGGAGAACCGTCGACACCGACGCCGTCGGCGCCATCTACGTGGGGAGCGAGTCGCACCCCTACGCGGTCAAGCCCACGGCCTGTACGGTCGGCGAGGCGATCGGGGCGACCCCGAACATGACCGCCGCCGACTACGAGTTCGCGTGCAAGGCGGGAACGGCAGGCATCCAGACCTGCATGGGCATGGTCAAGAGCGGGATGATCCCGCTCGGGATCGCCATCGGTGCGGACGTGGCGCAGGGCGCTCCCGGTGATGCGCTCGAGTACACGGCGGCGGCCGGCGGGGCTGCGTTCGTCATCGGCAATGAGGACGTCATCGCCGAGATCAACCACACCTGTTCGTTCACCACCGACACGCCCGACTTCTGGCGGCGCGAAGGGCAGAACTACCCCCGTCACGGCGGGCGGTTCACCGGCGATCCCGGCTACTTCAAGCACGTTCAGGGTGCGGCGCGGCTGATGCTCGATGCGATGAAGACAGGCCCGAAAGACTACGATTACGCCGTCTTCCACCAGCCCAACGCGAAGTTCCCGCAGCGGGTGGCGAAGATGCTCGGGTTCACGGATGAGCAGATTCGGCCCGGCCTCGTCGTCCCGCGGCTCGGCAACACCTACTCGGGTGCGTCGATGATCGGGCTTGCGGCTACGCTCGACGTGGCAAAGCCGGGTGACCGGATCTTCGTCACCTCGTTCGGGTCCGGGGCCGGGAGCGACGCCTTCGACATCACGGTGACCGACGCCATCGAGTCCGCAGGGTTCGACCGGGCGGCGGCGCCGAGCGTGGAGAAACTCCTCGCAAATCCGACCTACCTCGACTATGCACTGTATGCCAAACACAAGGGAAAGATCGTGATGCAGAAATGA
- a CDS encoding helix-turn-helix domain-containing protein, with protein MKSGVRHQLAEKMAGEITLSDSPGQALKKWRQSFNIPQGLLAERLEVSPSVISDYESGRRKSPGTAIVGKIVDTILSIDEDNGGRFINKFAKILYSEFDEDVIYDIHEYASPMALSDFAEVIGATTLCGSMDQTVYGYTVVNSLNAILQLSSSEFNRIYGWSTERALIFTEVSTGKSPMVAIRVTPFKPRCVVLQGISPDEVHPLIPGLAERDRITVLCTEVDIETIISSLRGKLW; from the coding sequence ATGAAATCCGGGGTGCGGCATCAACTTGCCGAGAAGATGGCAGGAGAGATCACACTCTCGGACTCACCGGGTCAGGCCTTGAAGAAGTGGCGGCAGAGCTTCAACATCCCCCAGGGATTGCTCGCCGAGCGTCTTGAGGTCTCTCCCTCAGTTATCAGTGACTACGAAAGCGGACGGCGAAAGAGTCCGGGAACCGCCATCGTCGGCAAGATCGTCGACACGATCCTCTCGATCGACGAGGACAACGGCGGTCGGTTCATCAACAAATTTGCAAAAATTCTGTACAGTGAGTTCGACGAAGACGTCATCTACGACATCCACGAGTACGCGTCCCCCATGGCCCTCTCCGACTTCGCCGAAGTCATCGGCGCCACGACGCTCTGCGGTTCGATGGACCAGACGGTCTACGGCTACACGGTGGTGAACAGCCTCAATGCAATCCTTCAACTCTCTTCGAGCGAGTTCAACCGCATCTACGGCTGGAGCACGGAGCGTGCCCTCATCTTCACCGAGGTCTCGACCGGGAAGTCACCCATGGTGGCGATCCGGGTCACGCCCTTTAAACCGCGCTGTGTGGTGCTGCAGGGGATCAGCCCGGACGAGGTGCATCCGTTGATCCCGGGTCTCGCGGAGCGCGACCGGATCACGGTACTCTGCACCGAGGTGGATATCGAGACGATCATCAGTTCACTGCGAGGAAAGTTATGGTAG
- a CDS encoding Zn-ribbon domain-containing OB-fold protein → MSVSRFWRKIPQRYNLVGTQCTTCGRYFFPPRSLCPDCRRSGKIVDHKFTGEGTVVTYTVIRSASDQFEHTTPYVLAVVELDEGPRLTTQVACTPEEAKIGMRVKSVFRRVAADGESGTIHYGTKFVPVE, encoded by the coding sequence ATGTCGGTCTCACGGTTCTGGAGAAAGATCCCGCAGCGCTACAACCTCGTCGGGACGCAGTGCACGACCTGCGGACGGTACTTCTTCCCGCCCCGGTCGCTCTGCCCCGACTGCCGGCGGAGCGGCAAGATCGTCGACCACAAGTTCACCGGTGAGGGAACGGTCGTCACCTACACGGTGATCCGGTCGGCAAGCGACCAGTTCGAGCATACCACCCCCTACGTCCTCGCGGTCGTCGAGCTCGACGAGGGGCCGAGGCTCACCACCCAGGTCGCCTGCACGCCAGAGGAGGCGAAGATCGGGATGCGGGTCAAAAGTGTCTTCCGCCGGGTGGCGGCGGACGGCGAGAGCGGCACCATCCACTACGGCACGAAGTTCGTGCCGGTGGAGTAA
- a CDS encoding recombinase family protein, whose protein sequence is MKRDAVAYLNTRKKGDFAAQKEEVEDFCKYRFQIVEIFHDHRANATPPEKRKGFAAMLEYCSANNCPDIIIYDLAGLARDLDAGLAALKTLNEQYTVYCVNNDFFGSRDDPEQRRAAIGNFIEYMEQYRESARKAAPAVSKKTKKDNGRPIGRPRALNEGQVEALLTVRQAGTSISQICRMFDVSRSTVSKILADYPELKGEWKGARKEPEE, encoded by the coding sequence ATGAAAAGAGATGCTGTGGCATATTTGAATACGAGAAAGAAGGGGGATTTCGCAGCACAAAAGGAGGAAGTAGAGGATTTTTGCAAATACCGGTTTCAGATTGTTGAAATCTTCCACGACCACCGGGCAAACGCAACGCCCCCGGAGAAACGGAAGGGCTTTGCGGCGATGCTGGAGTATTGCAGCGCCAATAATTGTCCTGACATCATCATCTACGACCTTGCGGGCCTCGCGAGGGACCTGGACGCCGGGCTTGCCGCGCTTAAGACCTTAAACGAACAGTACACCGTCTACTGCGTGAACAACGATTTCTTCGGGTCCCGGGACGATCCGGAGCAGAGAAGGGCGGCGATCGGCAACTTCATCGAGTACATGGAGCAGTACCGCGAGAGTGCCCGGAAAGCCGCCCCGGCCGTCTCGAAGAAGACGAAGAAGGATAATGGGCGCCCCATCGGGAGGCCGAGGGCGCTCAACGAGGGGCAGGTCGAGGCTCTCCTCACGGTGCGGCAGGCCGGGACGAGCATCAGCCAGATCTGTCGGATGTTCGACGTCAGCAGGAGCACGGTCAGCAAGATCCTCGCGGACTACCCCGAACTGAAGGGGGAGTGGAAGGGAGCCCGGAAGGAGCCGGAGGAGTGA